In Alkalihalobacillus sp. FSL W8-0930, a single window of DNA contains:
- a CDS encoding glycosyl hydrolase 53 family protein: MVQMKRLFVTCLAAGVIGIPTLIGQAGTANAASQHEPVPSDLFVEKVEGLDEDFIRGVDISSVIAMENSGTVYYNEAGEEQDVFQIFKEAGANYVRVRVWNDPYDAEGNSYGGGNNDLETAIEIGKRATENGMKVLVDFHYSDFWADPGKQFPPKAWENLSLEDKKAELYDFTKESLEQMLAEGIDIGMVQIGNETTNGMAGEYEWSNITSLMNEGSKAVREVDEDILIAVHFTNPEREGRYAFFAQTLDEQNVDYDVFASSWYPNWHGTLENLTTIFNEIAENYDKKVMMAEVSYSYTNEDRNGDPIGTEEVPGYSISVQGQANVIRDAIGAVASIGDAGIGVFYWEPAWIDPPGYTEDELYDIRETHGSGWASSYAAAYDPEDAGKYYGGTSADDEGLFDYHGHPLPSINVFKQVYTGAVTELKVDRIQDVKLQMNLGQTATLPETVTVIFNDRSTQEVPVSWDEEAFQQALESGIGSYVINGKVEGGQQVKAHLEIIQENVVKNPSFEDSERSMWEITYGEGLAPHTSFQNNPNDARTGSYALHFYSDEKVDFKVEQHITGLEPGYYDLSMFIQGGDASESDMYLYAHTSGEDYRQDTGVRGWSNWDQPEINEILVLDGNLTIGANVTANANAWGTIDDFSLVRVGEVDQYDLNEQLSETLESYIASGDIKGPLVSQLQNSLKQARHHYDAGRTEQYEHFLNKLLTQLDKQSKYITDLAKEELEKKTRLLLEQSERVS, translated from the coding sequence ATGGTTCAAATGAAAAGATTGTTCGTTACTTGTTTAGCTGCTGGTGTCATAGGTATACCGACTCTAATTGGACAGGCTGGGACAGCAAATGCAGCCTCACAACATGAACCGGTACCATCCGACCTATTCGTAGAGAAGGTAGAGGGACTAGATGAGGATTTTATTAGAGGAGTAGACATATCGAGTGTTATTGCTATGGAAAATAGCGGTACGGTTTATTACAACGAAGCCGGAGAAGAGCAGGATGTGTTTCAGATCTTTAAGGAGGCAGGAGCCAATTACGTGCGAGTGCGTGTGTGGAATGATCCATACGATGCGGAAGGGAACAGCTACGGCGGAGGAAATAATGATCTAGAAACGGCGATTGAAATTGGTAAAAGAGCCACAGAGAATGGGATGAAGGTATTAGTAGACTTTCATTATTCCGACTTTTGGGCAGATCCGGGTAAGCAATTTCCACCAAAAGCATGGGAGAATCTAAGTCTTGAAGATAAAAAAGCTGAGCTATATGACTTCACGAAGGAAAGCTTAGAGCAAATGCTTGCTGAAGGAATCGACATTGGGATGGTTCAGATCGGTAATGAGACAACAAATGGGATGGCCGGCGAATACGAATGGTCTAACATCACTTCATTGATGAATGAAGGAAGTAAGGCGGTAAGGGAGGTAGACGAGGATATTCTGATCGCCGTACACTTTACGAACCCTGAAAGAGAAGGAAGATACGCATTCTTTGCTCAAACATTAGACGAGCAGAATGTAGACTATGATGTTTTTGCTAGCTCGTGGTACCCGAATTGGCACGGAACATTAGAGAATCTGACGACTATTTTTAACGAGATAGCGGAGAACTATGATAAAAAAGTGATGATGGCAGAAGTCTCGTATTCGTATACAAATGAAGACCGGAATGGAGATCCGATTGGTACGGAGGAAGTCCCGGGTTATTCAATCTCCGTACAAGGTCAAGCAAATGTGATTAGAGATGCAATCGGTGCGGTGGCGAGTATTGGAGATGCGGGCATCGGTGTGTTTTACTGGGAGCCGGCTTGGATTGATCCCCCTGGATATACAGAGGACGAGCTATACGATATTCGGGAAACACATGGCTCGGGTTGGGCATCAAGCTACGCAGCTGCCTACGATCCAGAGGATGCGGGTAAATATTACGGAGGAACCTCAGCTGATGATGAAGGATTGTTTGATTATCATGGACATCCATTACCATCTATCAATGTGTTCAAACAGGTCTACACTGGAGCCGTGACAGAATTAAAGGTAGATCGAATACAGGATGTTAAACTTCAGATGAACCTGGGTCAAACAGCAACCTTACCTGAAACCGTAACAGTCATCTTTAATGATCGAAGCACTCAAGAGGTACCGGTAAGCTGGGACGAGGAAGCGTTCCAGCAAGCTCTAGAAAGTGGAATCGGATCATATGTGATTAATGGGAAAGTAGAAGGTGGACAGCAAGTAAAAGCACATCTTGAAATCATCCAAGAAAATGTTGTGAAGAATCCTAGTTTTGAGGATAGCGAGAGATCGATGTGGGAGATCACGTATGGTGAAGGGTTGGCTCCTCACACAAGCTTTCAGAATAACCCAAACGATGCACGAACAGGGAGCTATGCGTTGCATTTTTACTCAGATGAAAAGGTTGATTTCAAGGTAGAGCAGCACATAACTGGCTTGGAGCCTGGCTACTATGATTTATCGATGTTTATCCAGGGTGGAGATGCCAGTGAATCAGATATGTATCTTTACGCACATACATCAGGGGAAGATTATCGACAGGATACAGGGGTTCGCGGTTGGAGCAACTGGGATCAGCCTGAAATAAATGAGATTCTAGTATTAGATGGAAACCTAACCATTGGCGCAAATGTAACAGCAAATGCTAACGCATGGGGAACAATTGATGATTTCAGTCTCGTTCGTGTTGGTGAGGTCGATCAGTATGACTTAAATGAGCAGCTATCGGAAACGCTTGAGAGCTATATTGCTTCCGGCGATATTAAGGGGCCACTTGTGTCACAGCTTCAGAATAGCTTGAAGCAGGCCAGACATCATTATGATGCAGGAAGAACAGAACAGTACGAGCATTTCCTAAACAAGCTCCTCACGCAATTAGATAAACAAAGTAAATATATCACGGATCTTGCGAAGGAAGAACTGGAAAAGAAAACGAGATTATTGCTGGAGCAGTCAGAAAGAGTGAGCTAG
- a CDS encoding glycoside hydrolase family 35 protein — protein sequence MLQAENGEFKLDGKPFQVLSGAIHYFRTVPEYWEDRLRKLKALGLNTVETYVAWNVHEPKKGEFHFSGLADLETFIETAQKLDLYVIVRPSPYICAEWEMGGLPAWLLAEGDMVLRSSHPAFLRHIEEYFDVLLPKIEKHLSKHGGPVIAMQIENEYGAYGNDQAYLEFFKGQYEKHGIDTFLFTSDGPVFIEQGSLPDVTTTLNFGSRVEEAFHTLEQYKPGSPKMVAEFWIGWFDHWGGKHHTRDPKDAANVFEDLMKINASLNVYMFHGGTNFGFMNGANHYDEYYPTITSYDYDSLLTESGDITQKYKEVKDVLRKYVDVPEDIENEIPTKSYGSVKLQESVSLFDTLQDICSVKEHLVPLSMEDAGQAYGLILYETKVNRKGKLTLDTEPIRDRAYVYVNGKLEKTIYINDQEKAVQLHFPNDVNTLEILVENMGRANYGKHLTDKKGIVRNLWLGEQYWFDWKMHMIELDVLPSEYVGGKEERFPRFYQGTFDVSECHDTFVDTEGFIKGNVFINGFNLGRYWNAMGPQRTLYVPGPLLKETGNTITILELEGTTTEDIKLVDRPNLG from the coding sequence ATGCTACAAGCTGAAAACGGAGAGTTTAAGTTAGATGGCAAGCCTTTTCAAGTGTTGTCTGGAGCCATTCATTACTTTAGAACGGTGCCTGAATATTGGGAGGACCGCCTTCGCAAGCTGAAGGCACTTGGTCTGAATACGGTGGAGACCTATGTTGCTTGGAATGTCCATGAGCCTAAGAAAGGGGAGTTTCATTTCTCGGGTCTCGCAGACCTTGAGACGTTTATTGAAACAGCTCAGAAGCTAGATTTGTATGTGATTGTCAGGCCGTCTCCATACATTTGTGCAGAGTGGGAGATGGGTGGGTTGCCTGCATGGTTATTAGCAGAAGGAGATATGGTGCTTCGCTCGAGTCATCCGGCGTTTTTGCGTCATATTGAGGAGTATTTTGATGTACTTCTACCAAAGATTGAGAAGCATTTAAGTAAGCACGGGGGCCCAGTCATTGCGATGCAAATTGAAAATGAGTACGGTGCGTATGGGAATGATCAAGCGTACCTTGAATTTTTTAAAGGGCAATACGAAAAGCATGGGATTGATACGTTTCTGTTCACTTCGGATGGGCCGGTGTTTATCGAACAAGGCTCGTTGCCAGATGTGACAACGACGCTGAATTTTGGTTCGCGGGTAGAGGAAGCATTTCATACGTTAGAACAGTATAAGCCCGGCTCTCCGAAGATGGTTGCTGAATTCTGGATCGGCTGGTTTGATCACTGGGGAGGCAAGCATCATACAAGAGATCCAAAAGATGCTGCAAACGTGTTTGAGGACTTAATGAAGATTAATGCATCGTTGAATGTGTATATGTTCCATGGGGGTACGAACTTTGGCTTCATGAATGGGGCCAATCACTATGACGAGTATTATCCAACCATCACAAGCTACGATTACGACAGCTTGTTAACGGAGAGCGGAGATATCACTCAGAAGTATAAAGAAGTGAAGGATGTCTTACGGAAATACGTGGACGTGCCAGAAGACATCGAGAATGAGATTCCAACAAAAAGCTATGGTTCCGTGAAACTACAGGAGTCTGTCAGTTTATTTGATACCTTACAGGACATTTGCTCTGTGAAGGAACACTTGGTTCCACTATCTATGGAGGATGCAGGACAAGCATACGGGCTTATTTTATATGAAACGAAAGTGAACCGAAAAGGGAAATTAACGTTAGATACAGAGCCTATCCGTGACCGCGCCTATGTGTATGTAAACGGGAAGCTGGAGAAGACAATCTACATTAACGATCAAGAGAAAGCCGTGCAGCTACATTTTCCTAATGATGTGAACACACTGGAGATCCTTGTTGAGAACATGGGTCGAGCTAATTATGGTAAGCATCTGACAGATAAAAAAGGAATTGTTCGTAACCTTTGGTTAGGCGAGCAATACTGGTTTGATTGGAAGATGCATATGATTGAGCTAGATGTCCTTCCTAGTGAATATGTAGGAGGGAAAGAAGAACGTTTTCCAAGGTTCTATCAGGGAACCTTTGATGTGAGTGAATGTCACGATACATTTGTGGACACGGAAGGCTTTATAAAAGGAAATGTATTTATCAATGGATTTAACTTAGGGCGTTACTGGAACGCGATGGGACCGCAGCGGACATTATACGTACCTGGACCATTACTAAAGGAAACTGGCAATACGATTACGATACTAGAGCTTGAGGGAACAACAACGGAAGACATTAAGCTAGTTGATCGGCCAAATCTAGGTTAA
- a CDS encoding AraC family transcriptional regulator, with product MHNEKLRYTYSTIVDTFPLFVESIGYNPWEQDWSRPDGYPQYHWLQTIEGEGMFSFNGQEHRLSRGRGVLLKPYTPHEYITLGKKWSTMYVTFGGASVVSILDALTLNASSLYTDLEDQRFASILKGMLEKIKEDAEFSKLDLSSHLYDFLIHLRKYGKVNNQPSLSNNYDKLRPLVEWLEQAHAEDIGLNDMAAYLNVSSQYLNRLFHHTFTMSPYSFLIQLRIRKAKEILIQNADVPLKNIAFLVGFNDVSNFVATFKKIEGMTPKVYRQSYQQQTGRLPSEG from the coding sequence ATGCACAACGAAAAACTACGCTACACCTACTCCACAATCGTCGATACCTTTCCGTTATTCGTTGAGAGTATCGGCTACAATCCGTGGGAGCAGGATTGGTCGCGGCCGGATGGGTATCCGCAGTATCATTGGCTGCAGACGATTGAGGGGGAAGGGATGTTTTCCTTTAATGGGCAGGAGCATCGGCTGTCTCGGGGGCGTGGGGTGTTGTTAAAGCCTTATACGCCACATGAATATATTACGTTGGGAAAGAAGTGGTCGACGATGTATGTGACGTTTGGCGGGGCATCGGTTGTCTCCATCCTGGATGCGTTAACGTTAAATGCTTCTTCCTTGTATACGGATTTGGAGGACCAGCGATTTGCTTCGATTCTTAAGGGGATGCTCGAGAAGATTAAAGAGGATGCGGAATTTTCAAAGCTGGATTTATCTAGTCATCTATATGATTTCCTGATTCATCTACGCAAGTACGGGAAGGTGAATAATCAGCCTTCGTTATCGAATAACTATGACAAGCTTCGGCCGTTGGTGGAGTGGCTAGAGCAGGCGCATGCGGAGGATATCGGACTGAATGATATGGCTGCGTATCTGAATGTGAGCTCACAATATTTGAATCGGTTGTTTCATCATACGTTTACCATGAGTCCCTATTCCTTTTTGATCCAGCTTCGAATCCGAAAGGCGAAGGAAATTCTGATTCAAAATGCGGATGTTCCGTTGAAGAATATCGCTTTCTTGGTGGGCTTTAATGATGTCAGTAATTTTGTTGCAACCTTTAAGAAAATCGAAGGGATGACACCGAAAGTCTATCGCCAAAGCTATCAACAGCAAACAGGAAGACTGCCGAGTGAGGGGTAG